The following proteins are encoded in a genomic region of Cryptomeria japonica chromosome 11, Sugi_1.0, whole genome shotgun sequence:
- the LOC131049481 gene encoding uncharacterized protein LOC131049481 yields the protein MRMKDDEKVAEYFLRIDEVVNGMRGLSEEVDEFTVVKKVIRTLLPKYETKVSALEEKKNFNKLTLDNLQGTLTAFEMRTNKADNASSLLKESAFKTEKKEDVISESELSDSLEALLVRKLKKKYRSKLPLKYFACGKAGHFAAQCPHAEQNNDDDQNEKHYKKKAFSPKKKFNFNNFKKKKSLFNKEDYDDESDDSLSDEGETLFMAEIDSSKTASSKMVSKLNSQSDSENCEINLEGELLCALQEIKKLKKLISSQEKSSDNLTISLQTELDDSKRVIGNLKSVGILCRQNKSTAEKVWRPKQIQNIEQPLLVQTAFLPNKKSLWVVDSGFSNHMTGDKDKFLKLEDYAGGCVKFGDNSRIQIKGRGFVLLNDDTPLHDVYYVEGLKHNCSVSVKFVIVDTMSHSTHKVVQSKPSLVKQLQQD from the exons ATgagaatgaaagatgatgaaaaagttgCAGAATACTTTCTACGGATTGATGAAGTTGTAAATGGGATGAGAGGATTAAGTGAAGAGGTTGATGAATTCACAGTGGTTAAGAAAGTGATTAGAACCCTATTGCCTAAATATGAAACTAAAGTCTCTGCTCttgaagaaaagaaaaatttcaatAAACTTACTCTAGATAATCTTCAAGGAACCTTGACTGCATTTGAAATGAGAACAAATAAAGCTGACAATGCTAGTTCATTGTTAAAAGAGTCTGCCTTCAAAACAGAGAAGAAAGAGGATGTGATTAGTGAATCTGAATTATCTGATTCCTTAGAGGCTCTCTTAGTAAGAAAACTCAAAAAGAAATACAGAAGCAAGTTGCCTCTGAAATACTTTGCTTGTGGCAAAGCTGGTCACTTTGCAGCCCAATGTCCTCATGCTGAACAAAACAATGATGATGatcaaaatgaaaaacattatAAGAAAAAGGCTTTCAGTCCTAAGAAGAAATTCaactttaacaattttaaaaagaaaaagagtcTATTCAACAAAGAAGACTATGATGATGAGTCAGATGACTCTCTAAGTGATGAAGGTGAAACCTTATTCATGGCTGAAATTGATTCATCTAAAACTGCAAGTAGTAAAATGGTCAGTAAATTGAATAGTCAATCAGATTCAGAGAATTGTGAGATAAATCTTGAAGGTGAATTACTTTGTGCCCTTCAAGAAAttaaaaaactcaagaaactcATCTCCTCTCAAGAGAAAAGTTCAGATAATTTGACTATCTCTCTTCAAACTGAATTAGATGACTCAAAAAGAGTTATAGGGAATCTcaaatctgttggtattttg TGCAGACAAAATAAATCAACTGCAGAAAAGGTTTGGAGACCCAAACAAATTCAAAACATAGAACAACCCTTGCTTGTTCAAACTGCTTTTCTACCTAATAAGAAATCTTTATGGGTTGTTGATAGTGGTTTTTCTAACCACATGACAGGGGATAAAGACAAGTTCTTGAAACTTGAAGACTATGCTGGTGGTTGTGTAAAGTTTGGTGACAATTCTAGAATTCAAATAAAAGGTAGAGGGTTTGTACTTCTTAATGATGATACACCTcttcatgatgtgtattatgtagaaggCCTTAAACACAACTGTTCAGtgtcagtcaaatttgtgatagtggatacAATGTCTCATTCAACTCACAAGGTTGTGCAATCAAAACCAAGTCTGGTAAAACAGTTGCAACAGGATTAA